AGCTTATTACTCTCTTGGAAATCTGTTCTTCAATGAGAATAAATTTGACGAAGCAAAAGATCAATTTGAAAAGGCCATCTCCAAAGGAATGGAGAATAGCGACGTATTCTTCATGCTTGGGATGAGTCTGTTCCAGTTAGATCAGCCAAGATTTGCACTACCGTACTTTCAGCGAAGCGTTGAATTGAATGAAGAAGACATCGAAGCCCTATTCCAATTAGGATTGTGTCTTGCGAAAGTGGAAGCATATGAAGAAGCGATCACTCAATTATCCCAAGTGGTTGAAGCGGATCCGGAGCATGCAGATGCCTATTACAATCTGGGGGTTGCGTATGCCGGGCATAAGGATGATGCGGATACGGCACTCATGTATTTCAACAAAGCCATTGAGGTTCAACCTGATCATATGCTGGCGGGTTATGGAATCAAGATGATCG
The DNA window shown above is from Rossellomorea vietnamensis and carries:
- a CDS encoding tetratricopeptide repeat protein — encoded protein: MDKNLKGIELLQEGKVEEAVKLFTEAIEENPKEPVGYINFGNVLMSVGDNEKAKKFFERAISVDENAGAAYYSLGNLFFNENKFDEAKDQFEKAISKGMENSDVFFMLGMSLFQLDQPRFALPYFQRSVELNEEDIEALFQLGLCLAKVEAYEEAITQLSQVVEADPEHADAYYNLGVAYAGHKDDADTALMYFNKAIEVQPDHMLAGYGIKMIEKLKNEQSE